One stretch of Schlesneria sp. DSM 10557 DNA includes these proteins:
- a CDS encoding SDR family NAD(P)-dependent oxidoreductase translates to MFQYQGKTALITGASSGIGKEFAKALAARGMSVILVSRSKEALQNLATEITGRYPVQATVISADLSQSDATSRIVSAVTERDLSVDLLINNAGFMTHGHFEAIDPQRDHDEVMVNVAAVVSLTHAFLPGMLNRKQGAVINVASVAGFQPIPYLAVYAASKAFVISFSIGLWEECRDRNVCVMALCPGTTATELFDRAVAPEAALGKPRTAADVVKTALAGLDRKRSLVVDGLKNSLLSHGPRLIPRWFAAQCAGKAVRPRKAKGIS, encoded by the coding sequence ATGTTTCAATATCAGGGAAAGACAGCGCTGATCACAGGGGCGTCATCGGGGATCGGAAAAGAGTTTGCAAAGGCCCTTGCCGCCCGGGGGATGTCGGTCATTCTGGTTTCTCGTTCAAAAGAAGCACTGCAGAACCTTGCCACGGAAATTACGGGTCGATACCCGGTCCAGGCAACCGTGATTTCTGCTGATCTGAGCCAGTCCGACGCCACCTCCCGAATCGTCAGCGCGGTGACCGAACGAGATCTTTCCGTCGATCTGCTGATCAACAACGCCGGGTTTATGACACACGGTCATTTCGAAGCGATCGATCCGCAGCGGGATCACGACGAAGTGATGGTGAACGTCGCGGCCGTGGTCTCACTGACGCACGCATTCCTCCCTGGAATGCTGAATCGCAAGCAAGGGGCAGTAATCAATGTCGCCTCCGTCGCGGGCTTCCAACCGATTCCGTACCTCGCAGTCTATGCCGCCAGCAAGGCCTTTGTCATTTCTTTTTCGATTGGGCTCTGGGAAGAATGTCGTGACAGAAATGTCTGCGTGATGGCACTCTGCCCCGGAACCACTGCGACAGAACTCTTTGACCGAGCCGTTGCGCCGGAAGCAGCACTGGGTAAGCCCCGAACGGCGGCCGACGTTGTCAAGACAGCATTGGCGGGCCTCGATCGGAAGCGGAGTCTGGTTGTCGATGGCTTGAAAAACTCGTTGCTCAGCCATGGCCCGCGTCTGATTCCGCGCTGGTTCGCAGCGCAATGCGCGGGAAAAGCAGTCCGTCCCCGTAAGGCAAAAGGGATTAGCTGA
- a CDS encoding DUF1501 domain-containing protein, whose protein sequence is MKSLDQALGQCTRRGLLQAGYSGLFGVGLTSILAGREKAAAAAEGSSNQKPKSVLLVFLSGAMSHIDTFDMKPEAPQEIRGEFKPIATSIPGYSICEHLPQLASRAHKYAVVRSFSHDDNNHTQSAHHITTGEKQPGGFFDKSASREDWPHYAAALSYLQRAPEGLPCGVTLPNFLQAGPLVWPGQLAGFLGASHDPWFVNGDPSHPDFRVTELTLAQGIDAAHLERRLSLLDEVNRQQRTFDDIGQSRLLQKSQHMAYDLLTSSRLTQAFDMKKIPDSVRDQYGRNIGGQSLLVGRRLIEAGVPIVQVNLNGWDTHDNNCEGLKNHLLPPFDQGISALLDDMESSGLLQETLVVVVSEFGRTPKINGTKGRDHWGPCFFGLFAGAGVQGGQVIGRSDATASYPTSRRYTPNDIGATIYQALGVPLETEVHDRLGRRVRLNTGEVIEPLFTGGSV, encoded by the coding sequence ATGAAGTCATTGGATCAGGCATTGGGGCAGTGTACGCGCCGCGGCTTATTGCAGGCGGGATATTCCGGCCTGTTCGGAGTCGGTTTAACGTCGATCCTGGCCGGTCGTGAGAAAGCCGCTGCAGCCGCAGAAGGGAGCTCCAATCAGAAGCCAAAATCTGTTCTTTTGGTTTTTCTCAGTGGAGCCATGAGCCATATCGACACGTTCGATATGAAACCGGAGGCTCCGCAAGAGATTCGCGGCGAGTTTAAGCCGATCGCCACATCGATACCCGGTTATTCCATCTGCGAGCATCTGCCGCAACTGGCCTCGCGCGCCCACAAATACGCGGTCGTGCGGTCCTTCTCGCATGACGACAACAATCATACACAGTCAGCTCACCACATCACGACGGGTGAGAAACAACCTGGTGGCTTCTTCGACAAGAGTGCTTCTCGCGAGGACTGGCCTCACTATGCAGCGGCTTTGTCGTACCTGCAGCGAGCCCCTGAAGGACTTCCCTGTGGAGTGACGCTGCCGAACTTCCTTCAGGCGGGCCCGCTTGTCTGGCCGGGTCAGCTCGCGGGATTTCTGGGAGCTTCGCACGATCCCTGGTTCGTCAACGGCGATCCTAGTCATCCGGATTTTCGTGTTACGGAGCTGACGCTCGCACAGGGGATCGACGCAGCTCACCTGGAAAGGCGGCTTTCGCTGCTGGATGAAGTCAATCGCCAGCAGCGTACGTTCGACGATATTGGCCAGTCACGGCTGTTGCAAAAGAGTCAGCACATGGCTTACGACCTGCTGACGTCCAGCCGCCTGACTCAAGCCTTCGACATGAAGAAGATCCCGGACAGCGTGCGAGATCAGTACGGCCGAAACATTGGCGGTCAGTCACTGCTGGTGGGGCGGCGGCTGATTGAGGCTGGCGTTCCCATCGTGCAGGTGAATCTGAATGGCTGGGATACCCACGACAACAATTGTGAAGGACTGAAAAATCATCTGCTGCCGCCGTTCGATCAAGGCATTTCCGCACTGCTCGACGATATGGAGTCCAGTGGCCTGTTGCAGGAAACACTTGTCGTTGTCGTCAGCGAGTTCGGAAGAACGCCCAAGATAAACGGCACAAAGGGACGCGACCATTGGGGCCCCTGCTTCTTCGGCCTGTTCGCAGGGGCGGGCGTACAAGGCGGTCAGGTGATCGGCCGCTCGGACGCCACGGCCTCCTACCCGACGTCCCGGCGTTACACTCCCAATGACATCGGTGCCACAATTTATCAGGCACTAGGCGTCCCGCTGGAAACCGAAGTTCACGACCGCCTGGGGCGCCGTGTCCGCTTGAATACAGGCGAAGTGATCGAACCTCTTTTCACGGGCGGAAGTGTTTGA
- a CDS encoding beta-propeller fold lactonase family protein, whose amino-acid sequence MSSMRWIMVLGCLLILSSSPSLRAQDSSTEDAAIESTTDRVGRTREDAIVTPVNQLLTPFGRQVELAGLRPQALALSPDGALLVASGKSSELIVIAPESGQILQRVLFPNEAQEQPPADVVSPNILAPDRGGQVSFTGLIFSPDGKQIFLSNVNGSIKVFTVSEATGTEAPSVKASHTIPLPPANAPRRRAEIPSGLAVTPDGSKLYVCGNLSNQLHEIELATGKTLRSIEVGAAPYDVVLAGHKAFVSNWAGRRPGSDAPKGPAGRGTEIRVDPVRHIASEGSVSIVKLNGEPETTELVVGLHASGLAVSPDGHYVVCANAGSDHLSIINVAEEKVVETVWAKAKPSDLFGASPNAITFHPSGETLYVANGTQNSIAVIEFDPEDKGETHLTGLIPVGWFPGAVVFDPHRNALYCANIKGLPMAPKKQAGGAEGYNTHHYHGSLSLMPLPDDEQLALLSELAARNMRRGAIAQAALPARPDQLPRPVPERIGEPSLIKHVVYVIKENRTYDQVFGALDKGVGRADLCIFGEEITPNQHKMVREFVLLDNTYCSGILSADGHQWSTTAFSTDYMEKSFAGFPRSYPDGMGIDDIDAIAYSPAGFLWDNALAHGISIRNYGEFMMPKVRWSDPQKKGVPDYLACYRTWKGESKEVIFESEPGIESIRPFSPTDYVGWEMAVPDQYRADFILKELEKYEAEGTFPQLVIICLPNDHTSGTSPGSPTPASCMADNDLAFARIVEGLSRSRFWKEMAIFGIEDDPQNGWDHVSGYRTTAYCISPYAKRGEVISTQYNTTSILRTMEQILGLPPMNQFDASATPMFDCFTETADLTPFTAVPNKVPLDQMNPKPNAIRNPILRDDAIESASLNFREIDKAPEDVLNRILWRSQKGTEVPYPEWAVTLVEDDDDDD is encoded by the coding sequence ATGAGTTCGATGCGATGGATCATGGTTCTGGGCTGTTTGTTGATATTGAGTTCCTCCCCTTCACTTCGTGCGCAAGATTCCTCGACGGAAGACGCCGCGATTGAATCGACCACAGACCGGGTTGGCCGAACGCGGGAAGATGCAATCGTAACCCCGGTCAACCAGTTGCTGACCCCGTTCGGACGGCAGGTTGAGTTGGCGGGACTTCGGCCTCAGGCCCTGGCACTGTCTCCTGACGGTGCATTGCTGGTCGCATCCGGAAAATCGAGTGAGCTCATCGTCATCGCCCCCGAATCAGGACAAATCCTGCAGCGAGTCCTGTTCCCGAATGAAGCACAGGAACAACCGCCCGCCGATGTTGTTTCGCCCAACATTCTTGCTCCCGATCGAGGGGGTCAGGTCAGCTTCACCGGCCTGATCTTTTCTCCAGACGGTAAGCAAATTTTCCTCAGCAATGTGAACGGTTCGATCAAGGTCTTCACCGTGAGTGAAGCGACGGGGACGGAAGCTCCCAGCGTCAAGGCGTCGCATACAATACCGCTGCCCCCTGCCAATGCGCCGCGACGCCGTGCCGAGATTCCCAGTGGATTAGCCGTCACACCTGACGGATCGAAGCTTTATGTTTGCGGCAACCTGTCGAACCAGTTGCACGAAATCGAACTCGCAACTGGCAAGACACTTCGCAGCATCGAGGTGGGGGCCGCTCCGTATGACGTGGTTCTGGCCGGTCACAAGGCCTTCGTCAGTAATTGGGCCGGACGACGCCCCGGCTCCGACGCCCCCAAGGGGCCTGCGGGCAGAGGAACAGAAATTCGGGTCGATCCCGTTCGCCACATCGCCAGCGAAGGCTCGGTCAGCATCGTGAAGTTGAATGGCGAACCCGAGACAACGGAACTGGTTGTCGGTCTGCACGCGAGCGGCCTGGCAGTCTCTCCGGACGGTCACTACGTCGTCTGTGCCAATGCAGGAAGCGACCATCTCAGCATCATCAATGTCGCTGAAGAGAAAGTGGTTGAAACGGTCTGGGCCAAGGCCAAGCCATCTGATCTGTTCGGAGCCTCCCCCAACGCAATCACATTTCATCCGTCAGGAGAGACCTTGTATGTCGCGAACGGCACCCAGAATTCGATTGCCGTCATCGAATTCGATCCGGAGGACAAAGGAGAGACCCATCTGACGGGCCTGATACCGGTCGGCTGGTTTCCCGGTGCCGTGGTGTTTGATCCACATCGGAATGCCCTTTACTGTGCCAATATTAAAGGACTGCCAATGGCACCGAAAAAACAGGCGGGAGGGGCCGAGGGCTACAACACGCATCACTATCACGGGTCACTCTCGCTGATGCCATTACCGGACGACGAGCAACTGGCCCTGCTGTCGGAACTGGCAGCTCGAAACATGCGCCGAGGCGCGATCGCTCAGGCGGCTCTCCCCGCGCGTCCCGATCAACTGCCTCGGCCGGTTCCAGAGCGGATCGGCGAACCGAGTCTGATTAAACATGTCGTGTACGTCATCAAAGAAAATCGGACGTATGACCAGGTCTTCGGAGCACTCGATAAAGGGGTCGGCCGTGCAGATCTCTGCATCTTCGGTGAAGAAATCACTCCTAATCAGCACAAAATGGTGCGTGAGTTCGTCCTGCTCGACAACACCTACTGCTCTGGAATTCTGAGTGCCGATGGACACCAGTGGAGCACCACGGCATTCAGTACGGATTACATGGAGAAAAGCTTTGCCGGGTTTCCCCGGAGCTACCCCGACGGGATGGGTATCGATGACATTGACGCGATCGCGTATTCACCCGCCGGCTTCCTCTGGGACAACGCATTGGCCCATGGCATCTCGATTCGGAACTACGGCGAATTCATGATGCCGAAGGTCCGCTGGAGCGATCCTCAGAAGAAGGGGGTTCCTGACTATCTCGCCTGCTACCGAACGTGGAAAGGGGAGTCAAAGGAAGTCATCTTCGAAAGCGAACCCGGGATCGAATCGATCCGCCCGTTCTCACCGACAGACTACGTCGGTTGGGAGATGGCCGTCCCCGACCAGTACCGGGCAGACTTCATTCTGAAAGAGCTTGAAAAGTACGAGGCCGAAGGGACGTTTCCACAGCTCGTCATTATCTGCCTTCCGAATGATCACACCAGCGGAACGTCGCCCGGATCGCCGACCCCCGCTTCATGTATGGCGGACAACGACCTGGCTTTTGCCCGTATCGTAGAGGGTTTAAGTCGTTCGCGGTTCTGGAAAGAAATGGCCATTTTCGGAATTGAAGACGATCCTCAAAATGGCTGGGATCACGTCAGTGGCTACCGCACGACGGCCTACTGCATCAGCCCCTACGCCAAGCGAGGCGAAGTCATCAGCACGCAGTACAATACCACAAGCATTCTGCGAACGATGGAACAGATTCTCGGGCTGCCGCCGATGAACCAGTTTGATGCCAGCGCCACGCCGATGTTTGACTGCTTTACCGAGACTGCCGACTTGACTCCTTTCACCGCAGTTCCGAACAAGGTGCCGCTGGACCAGATGAACCCGAAACCGAACGCGATTCGAAATCCCATTCTGCGGGATGACGCGATCGAGTCCGCCAGTTTGAATTTCCGCGAGATCGACAAGGCGCCAGAAGATGTTCTCAACCGCATTCTCTGGCGATCACAGAAAGGAACAGAAGTCCCGTATCCAGAGTGGGCAGTGACTCTGGTCGAAGATGATGACGACGACGACTAA